One window from the genome of Manis pentadactyla isolate mManPen7 chromosome 15, mManPen7.hap1, whole genome shotgun sequence encodes:
- the LOC130681102 gene encoding zinc finger protein 541-like: MAAAAELSFSLLFPVIGSAVWTPMEKELFHKAFCVYKRNFSLIQKMPRGVPGQRGETFQESFQEVPSPTARGRVGQCPKPAAVFFHQVRTKTVAQCVQYYYGWKKRVTFTTSSWAPALEKRVKRKLAEADPTETKATCSPQKRRHHHPTLELKTETESGRGESVITASPSAAPKRTPEPPGRVQGQGAFPCGECERVFDKMWTRYAHMKRHRLQDPEETAVGEERPAKAFKVSEDEAGRASWEIRQPLEGDDGQRSHGHLST; the protein is encoded by the exons ATGGCTGCGGCCGCAGAACTGTCCTTTTCCCTCCTGTTTCCCGTGATAGGTTCAGCCGTCTGGACCCCCATGGAGAAGGAGCTCTTTCATAAAGCCTTCTGTGTTTACAAGAGAAACTTTTCCTTGATACAAAAGATG CCCAGGGGCGTGCCAGGCCAGAGGGGAGAGACATTCCAGGAGAGCTTTCAGGAAGTGCCTAGCCCCACGGCGAGGGGGCGTGTGGGGCAGTGCCCAAAGCccgctgctgttttctttcaccAGGTCCGGACAAAGACTGTGGCCCAGTGTGTACAGTATTACTATGGCTGGAAAAAGAGGGTCACGTTTACTACCTCTTCTTGGGCCCCAGCACTGGAAAAGAGGGTCAAAAGGAAGCTGGCCGAGGCAGACCCAACAGAAACAAAG GCCACTTGCAGCCCTCAGAAGAGACGCCACCACCATCCAACCCTTGAGTTGAAGACAGAGACGGAGAGTGGCAGGGGAGAATCCGTCATCACCGCGAGCCCTAGTGCTGCTCCCAAGCGGACCCCTGAGCCTCCGGGGCGCGTCCAGGGCCAAGGCGCTTTTCCCTGTGGGGAGTGTGAGAG GGTGTTTGACAAGATGTGGACTCGCTATGCCCACATGAAGCGGCACCGGCTTCAGGACCCCGAGGAAACAGCCGTCGGGGAGGAGCGGCCCGCGAAGGCCTTTAag GTTTCTGAAGATGAGGCTGGACGAGCTTCCTGGGAAATCCGTCAGCCCTTAGAGGGGGATGATGGACAGCGCTCTCACGGACACCTGTCCACATAA